One genomic window of Deinococcus planocerae includes the following:
- a CDS encoding chemotaxis protein CheW: MQGRRVLLFRLGERVFAVPADHSREAFEPGRLAALPLSRRVLLGVCAVQGRPVPLVNLAGLVGEPEPSAGLALLVETGGQPLAFPVEAVLGFETRTPLTPAPQELLAEDTAGDLGTLHHLDLPALVQTLQAQLGLLTSA; encoded by the coding sequence GTGCAGGGGCGCCGGGTCCTGCTCTTTCGCCTCGGTGAGCGCGTGTTCGCCGTGCCCGCCGACCACAGCCGCGAGGCCTTCGAGCCGGGGCGGCTCGCCGCGCTGCCCCTGAGCCGCCGGGTGCTGCTGGGAGTCTGCGCGGTGCAGGGCCGACCGGTTCCGCTCGTCAACCTCGCCGGTCTGGTCGGCGAGCCCGAGCCGAGCGCGGGGCTGGCCCTGCTCGTGGAAACGGGGGGACAACCCCTCGCCTTTCCCGTGGAGGCCGTCCTCGGCTTCGAAACGCGGACGCCCCTCACCCCCGCCCCCCAGGAGTTGCTCGCCGAGGACACCGCAGGCGACCTGGGGACCCTTCACCACCTCGACCTGCCTGCGCTCGTGCAGACCTTGCAGGCGCAGCTCGGTCTCCTGACCAGCGCCTGA